Below is a window of bacterium DNA.
ACGGTGGACGACCTCACGATGTTCTCGGTGCGCTCAACCTCGAAGTCGTCGGGTGACAGCCCCACCGGGGTGCCGCCCCCGGTGCGCTGGATGGCGTTGCGGATAGTTCGCTCGATGTCCAGGTTGAAGGGATCGCCGAACTCGTAGGGCTTGGTATGGTACTCCCGCTCGTGGCCCCCGCCGAACATCTCCATAGTGTGCTGGCCCACTCGGTCTTGCTGGAGTTTCTTGAAGAGGTCCGAAAGGGCGTTTTGGCCGATCTGGCGGATCGCCCGGGGGGTGAGCTCCAGACGCCCCTCCCGGTTCTCGATCAATCCGGCCTCTTCCAGCCGCTTGGCCAGATCGGCCATTTGCTCGAGGCTCTGGGCCGCCTCGTCTCCCAGCAGCTCTCGGGCTCGGTCGATGTCCACCTCAGCCAGCGCTCCGGGGTTGTTGGCCCCCCGCAGCAGGTTGTCGATCTGGTCTAGATCGCCTAGTTCCTGCATCATCTGGGCCGCCGAGGCGAAGTCGAGCGGATCGGCTCCGCTGAAGTCGTAAGACCGGTCCCAGCCGGCATCGGGGAACATGGCCTGGAGGTTCTGTGACAGCTGATCCACCTGCCAGCGCAGGTCCATGTCCTGCAAAAGCTGCTCGGCCAAGCCCTGGAGCTGCGCCCGCTGCTCGGGCGTCATCGACGCCATCATGGCCGACATGGCCGCCATGCGCCGGGCCATCACTTCCAGCAGCTCGGTCAGCGTGCGGGGGTTCTCGGGGAAGAAGTCGCCGAAGCGCTCCATGAAGCTGTCGAAGTCGGATTGGAGGCTCTCGTCCAGCATCCGGTTGCGCTCGGCTGGATCGGTGATGTCGGCGGGAAGCTGGTCATTGGCCATCTGGCGCTTCTCCAGCAGGCTGTTCAGCTCAGCCATCATGTCCTTGGCCCGGGCCAAGTCCTCAGGGGAGAGGTTGTTCATGCCGTCGGTCATCTGGTTGACGTAATTCTGCATGAGCTGCTGGCGGAGCTGCTCCACTAGGTCGTCAAACCGCTGCTGGGCCTCCGATGAGGTGAACTGGTAGTTCTCCAGTTCTTTGATCTGGCCGGCCAGGTCGGGGGGCAGCATGTCGAGTTGGAACCGGCGCTGGTCCACGGTCTCTTCGGTGATGGCCGCCCGGCGCTCGTCACCCGACTCGGCTGCTGAGGAAGCCAGGTCGTCGAGGGCGTCATGCTCCATATCGACCACGTCGCGCAGCTCCTGGGCGATGTCGTCGTAGACCCCGCCGAGGTCGTGCTGCTCTAGGCGCTCCTGGCGCTGACGGCGGAGCTGCTCCATCATCTCCCGCAGCCCCTGCACCTGCTGGCCATCGACCTCGAAGCCCTGCTGGAGAAGCCGTCGTAGGGCGGCATTCACGTCTCCGTGGTAGAGGAGATCGTCGTTCATCTGGGCGAACAGGTCGGAGGTGGAGAAGTCGAACCCGGTCTGGGATCCGTCCCAGCGGGAGTAGGCCACCCGGTGGGCTGAACGACGACGAGCCCTTCGCCATCTCCGAAGCATCCCGTCAACCTACCCTATCAATATCCTGAACAGGGTGGCTGATCCCCAGAGCGATAGAGCCGACGAGTTCGCCTGGGGGTGGACCGCGGACTCAGTGTCGTTGGAGGGAGTGAGCCCCGCGGCGGACTGGTCGGTGTGGGAGCGAGAGGGGCGGGCACCCCGATCAGGTGAGGGGTGCGGATTCGGCATCGACTTCCGGGCCGACTTGGAGCTGTTGGCCGAGTGGGGTTTCACCCATTGCCGGCTTCCGGTGGAGTGGGCCCGGGTGGAGCCCGAGCCCGGCAAGCTGGACCACGACGCCGTGGACCGATATCTGGACATGCTGGCCGCGGCCCGCGACGCCGGGCTGCAAGTTTGGCTGGTGCTTCAGAACACCACGCTGCCGGGGTGGTTTGCCGACGACGAGGGCGGTTGGAGCACCCGGCAGGGGCGGACGCTGTGGTGGGCCCGATGGGTGGACCGCTGCGGCGAGTGGTTCTCCGACCGGGTGGCCGGTTGGGTGCCGGTGGAGGACCCGGTGGGCTGGGCGGTGCGGAGCCGCATTCTGGCCCTGCGCCCTCCGGGACGGCGCAGCGTTGCCGACGGTGTGGAGGCGGCCCAGCACGGGCTTGAGGCCATGTTCGAGGCCTGTCGACTGCTCCGCAGCGGGAGCCAGCCGATCATGGGGGTGTTCGGCCTCCACACCGTGTTCGCCGCCGACCAGCGGGCCGACACTTTTGCCTGGCAGGGCTGGTGGGACCGCCTGCTGTGGCAGAGCTGGACCTCGGCGCTGACCGACGGAGAGATCGCAGTGCCCGATCGGCCGGTGGTGGCCCGCGAGGAATTCCGAGAGGCCCTCGACGTGGTGGGCATGTGCTTCGACGCTCCGACGGCCGTGGACCAGCACGGCCGACTTGGTCCGTATCCGGTCACCGCTCGGTGCGATGACTCGGGGCTGGCCCCCGAACCCGAGGAGCTGGGCCGGGCGCTGGCCCGTCTGGCCGACATGCTGGGCGATCTGCCGTTGGCGGTAGCCGGTACCGGCGTGTCCACCACCGACGAGACCTGGCGCGACCAGCTCCTCGGTCGGACGCTAGATCAGGTCGACGCGGCAAAGGCCGACGGGATCAATGTGGTGGGGTTCTTCGCCGACACCGCGGTAGACGGCTACCAGTGGAACCTGGGCAGGTCATCAGCCCGCGGCCTCTTCGATCGGGACCGCAATCCCAAAGATGCCGCCTTCACACTGCGCGACCGCATCCGGGGGATCGAAAGAGACGGCTAGGTCCTGCCGCTAGGTCCTGCCCCGGTACACGGCCGCGCCAGCCACCGATTCCTTGTTGAGTCGCTTGGAGAGGTGGAGGCCCTCCAGCACGAACTCGATGCCGCTGGCCACCAGTGCCGGGTTCTCCAGGTCGCCGGGTTCATAGCCCAGAGCGGCCAGAGCGCTGGAGAAGGCCGGCACATCTTCCACCAGAGCGGCGTAGTCGACCGAGGAGATGTCGTCTCCCGCGTTGACTACCCGGCCCTCTTCGAAGGCTTCAACCACCTCGTGCTGCACGTCGTGGTCCACCGCATCCCTGAAGGTCAGGCGGACCGCCTCTTTGCGGAGGTTGTCCACGATCTCGCCGTCCCGACCGTCGTCGATGGTCTCGATCTCGATCTTGCCCAAAGTAGAGGGGTCGAGAGCGTCCAAGTCGGTCACCCGGGGCACAGCAGAGGCCTCGCCGGTGCGCAGCGCCCGCCGGATGGCCGCGGCGGCCAGCGTCTCATAGTTGGACACGGTCAGCCGCACCGACACCCCCGAGCGCTGGTTGATGTGGGGGCTCTGGCGGGCCAGCTGGCTGAGATATACCAGCACCTCGCCCATGAAGTCGGGCATCACCACCGGCATGTCGGCCTCGGGCATCGTGGCCTCCTGCTCGGTGATGTCCATCTCGATGTCCACGTCAGTGGGGTAGTGGGTGCGGATCTGGGCGCCGAAGCGGTCCTTCAGCGGGGTGATGATGCGGCCCCGGTTGGTGTAGTCCTCGGGATTGGCCGAGGCGAACAGCAAGATGTCCAAGGGCAGGCGAATCTTGTGGCCCCGGATCTGCACGTCGCGTTCCTCCAGCACATTCAGCAGGCCCACCTGGATGCGCTCAGCCAGATCGGGCAGCTCGTTGATAGCGAACACCCCCCGGTTGGTGCGGGGCACCAGGCCGTAGTGGATGGTGAGCTCATCGGAGAGGTAGCGGCCCTCGGCCACTTTGATGGGATCGACCTCGCCGATGAGGTCGGCGATGGAGGTGTCGGGCGTGGCCAGCTTCTCGCCGTAGCGCTCGCTGCGGTGTACCCAGGACAGAGGGGTGTCGTCGCCCTCAGCGGCGATCACGTCTTTGGCGTGCTTGGAGACTGGGTTGTAGGGGTCGTCATTCAC
It encodes the following:
- a CDS encoding family 1 glycosylhydrolase — its product is MADPQSDRADEFAWGWTADSVSLEGVSPAADWSVWEREGRAPRSGEGCGFGIDFRADLELLAEWGFTHCRLPVEWARVEPEPGKLDHDAVDRYLDMLAAARDAGLQVWLVLQNTTLPGWFADDEGGWSTRQGRTLWWARWVDRCGEWFSDRVAGWVPVEDPVGWAVRSRILALRPPGRRSVADGVEAAQHGLEAMFEACRLLRSGSQPIMGVFGLHTVFAADQRADTFAWQGWWDRLLWQSWTSALTDGEIAVPDRPVVAREEFREALDVVGMCFDAPTAVDQHGRLGPYPVTARCDDSGLAPEPEELGRALARLADMLGDLPLAVAGTGVSTTDETWRDQLLGRTLDQVDAAKADGINVVGFFADTAVDGYQWNLGRSSARGLFDRDRNPKDAAFTLRDRIRGIERDG
- a CDS encoding magnesium chelatase, which gives rise to MSQPSTLGELKEAGWQSVSVKHEIRRNAIARIRAGEDLFPGIWGYEDTVIPQMETALLAGHDVIFLGERGQAKTRMIRLVLDLLDEWLPIVAGSEVNDDPYNPVSKHAKDVIAAEGDDTPLSWVHRSERYGEKLATPDTSIADLIGEVDPIKVAEGRYLSDELTIHYGLVPRTNRGVFAINELPDLAERIQVGLLNVLEERDVQIRGHKIRLPLDILLFASANPEDYTNRGRIITPLKDRFGAQIRTHYPTDVDIEMDITEQEATMPEADMPVVMPDFMGEVLVYLSQLARQSPHINQRSGVSVRLTVSNYETLAAAAIRRALRTGEASAVPRVTDLDALDPSTLGKIEIETIDDGRDGEIVDNLRKEAVRLTFRDAVDHDVQHEVVEAFEEGRVVNAGDDISSVDYAALVEDVPAFSSALAALGYEPGDLENPALVASGIEFVLEGLHLSKRLNKESVAGAAVYRGRT